One segment of Paraburkholderia bonniea DNA contains the following:
- the atpD gene encoding F0F1 ATP synthase subunit beta has product MSTTALVEGKIVQCIGAVIDVEFPREAMPKIYDALILDGSELTLEVQQQLGDGVVRTICLGASDGLRRGLVVKNTAKPISVPVGKPTLGRIMDVLGRPIDEAGPINSDKVRSIHQKAPAFDELSPSTELLETGIKVIDLICPFAKGGKVGLFGGAGVGKTVNMMELINNIAKEHGGYSVFAGVGERTREGNDFYHEMKDSNVLDKVALVYGQMNEPPGNRLRVALTGLTMAEHFRDEGLDVLFFVDNIYRFTLAGTEVSALLGRMPSAVGYQPTLAEEMGKLQERITSTKTGSITSVQAVYVPADDLTDPSPATTFGHLDATVVLSRDIASLGIYPAVDPLDSTSRQIDPNVIGEEHYAITRGVQQTLQRYKELRDIIAILGMDELSPEDKLSVARARKIQRFLSQPFHVAEVFTGSPGKYVPLKETIRGFKMIVEGECDHLPEQAFYMVGTIDEAFEKAKKIQ; this is encoded by the coding sequence ATGAGTACTACTGCTTTGGTAGAAGGCAAGATCGTACAGTGCATCGGCGCGGTGATCGACGTGGAATTCCCGCGTGAAGCCATGCCCAAAATTTACGACGCGCTGATTCTTGATGGGTCTGAGCTGACTCTCGAAGTTCAGCAGCAACTGGGCGATGGTGTCGTACGCACCATCTGTCTGGGCGCTTCGGACGGCTTGCGCCGTGGCCTCGTGGTGAAAAACACCGCCAAGCCGATTAGCGTGCCGGTTGGCAAGCCGACACTGGGCCGGATCATGGACGTTCTGGGCCGCCCAATCGACGAAGCTGGTCCGATCAATAGCGACAAGGTTCGTTCGATTCACCAGAAGGCACCGGCGTTTGATGAGCTGTCGCCGTCGACGGAACTGCTCGAAACCGGCATCAAGGTGATTGACTTGATCTGCCCGTTTGCCAAGGGCGGCAAGGTTGGTTTGTTCGGTGGCGCTGGTGTGGGCAAGACCGTCAACATGATGGAACTGATCAACAACATCGCTAAAGAACACGGTGGTTATTCCGTGTTCGCAGGCGTGGGTGAGCGGACCCGTGAAGGGAACGACTTCTACCACGAGATGAAAGACTCGAACGTTCTCGACAAGGTCGCGCTGGTGTATGGCCAGATGAACGAGCCGCCGGGTAACCGTTTGCGCGTCGCGCTGACTGGTCTGACGATGGCTGAGCATTTCCGTGATGAAGGTCTCGACGTGCTGTTCTTCGTCGACAACATCTACCGTTTCACGCTGGCCGGTACAGAAGTTTCCGCGTTGCTGGGCCGGATGCCGTCTGCGGTGGGTTATCAGCCGACGCTGGCTGAAGAAATGGGCAAGCTGCAAGAACGTATTACGTCGACCAAAACGGGTTCGATTACTTCGGTGCAAGCCGTGTACGTTCCTGCGGATGACTTGACCGATCCGTCGCCTGCTACCACCTTCGGTCACCTTGATGCAACCGTGGTGCTGTCGCGTGACATCGCTTCGCTGGGTATCTACCCGGCAGTTGATCCGCTCGATTCGACTTCGCGCCAGATCGACCCGAACGTGATTGGCGAAGAGCATTACGCCATTACGCGTGGTGTGCAGCAAACGCTTCAGCGTTACAAGGAATTGCGCGACATTATTGCGATTCTGGGTATGGATGAACTGTCGCCAGAAGACAAGCTGTCGGTGGCGCGTGCGCGGAAGATTCAGCGTTTCCTGTCGCAGCCGTTCCACGTCGCAGAAGTGTTTACGGGTTCGCCAGGCAAGTACGTGCCGTTGAAAGAAACCATCCGTGGTTTCAAGATGATCGTTGAAGGTGAATGCGATCATCTGCCGGAACAGGCCTTTTATATGGTCGGCACGATTGACGAAGCCTTTGAAAAGGCCAAGAAGATCCAGTAA
- a CDS encoding AMP-binding protein: protein MAMQIPAGDADNSALIAPKNGLSYVRGSTRVALSEQTVEQLFSSAVQRFPERSAVVFREQGIRWSWRALAEQINLLAAGLIALGIVKGDRVGIWSPNRAEWLLTQFATAQIGAVMVNINPAYRLAELEYALKLVGCKAIIAAERFKSSMYLEMLQELAPELAQAQPGELHAARLPDLRTVICMGEAQMPGMLSFASVMEQGRTTLDMAQLDAISAALACDEPVNIQFTSGTTGNPKGATLTHRNIVNNARSIAQAMRLSEQDTLCIPVPLYHCFGMVLAVLACVSVGAGMVFPGEAFDPAATLAAVAEERCTALHGVPTMFIAELDHPDFATYDLSRLRTGIMAGSPCPIETMKRVVSQMHLAEITIAYGMTETSPVSFQSSTTDPLDKRTTTVGRIQPHLEVKIVDELGRIVPVGVTGELCTKGYSVMLGYWGDAAKTRESIIDGWMHTGDLATLDADGYCNIVGRLKDMLIRGGENIYPREIEEFLFRHPKIQSVQVFGVPDPKYGEEVCAWIVLRPGEQASADEIREFCRDQIAHYKVPKHIRFVEELPMTVTGKAQKFVMREQMVRALKKG from the coding sequence ATGGCAATGCAGATACCCGCAGGCGATGCTGACAACAGCGCGCTGATTGCGCCAAAAAATGGCCTGTCTTATGTGCGGGGTTCGACGCGGGTCGCGTTAAGCGAGCAGACCGTAGAACAGTTGTTCAGCAGTGCCGTACAGCGTTTTCCTGAGCGTTCAGCGGTCGTGTTTCGTGAGCAGGGGATTCGCTGGAGCTGGCGTGCATTGGCTGAGCAAATCAATTTGCTGGCGGCGGGTTTGATTGCGCTGGGCATTGTGAAGGGTGACCGGGTGGGGATCTGGTCACCTAACCGGGCCGAATGGCTGCTCACGCAATTCGCTACAGCGCAGATCGGCGCGGTGATGGTGAACATTAATCCGGCGTACCGGCTGGCTGAGCTTGAATATGCGTTGAAGCTTGTTGGCTGCAAGGCAATCATCGCGGCAGAGCGCTTTAAATCGTCGATGTATCTGGAGATGCTGCAAGAGCTTGCGCCGGAGCTGGCACAGGCTCAGCCGGGTGAGCTGCATGCTGCGCGTCTGCCGGATCTGCGTACCGTTATTTGCATGGGCGAGGCGCAAATGCCGGGCATGTTGTCGTTTGCCTCGGTGATGGAACAGGGCCGGACGACGCTCGATATGGCGCAGCTTGACGCGATTAGTGCAGCACTGGCTTGTGATGAGCCGGTCAATATCCAGTTCACCAGCGGCACCACGGGCAACCCGAAGGGCGCGACGCTGACTCACCGCAATATCGTCAACAACGCCCGTTCTATCGCGCAGGCGATGCGGCTGAGCGAACAGGACACGCTATGCATCCCTGTGCCGCTCTATCACTGCTTTGGGATGGTGCTGGCGGTGCTGGCGTGTGTATCGGTGGGGGCGGGCATGGTGTTTCCGGGCGAGGCGTTCGATCCTGCTGCGACCCTCGCCGCGGTCGCCGAAGAACGATGCACAGCGTTGCATGGCGTGCCGACGATGTTCATCGCGGAGCTGGATCATCCCGACTTCGCTACTTACGATCTTTCGCGCCTGCGTACCGGAATCATGGCGGGGTCGCCGTGCCCCATCGAGACCATGAAGCGGGTCGTATCGCAGATGCACTTAGCCGAAATCACGATTGCCTATGGCATGACGGAGACCAGCCCGGTTTCATTTCAAAGCTCCACTACTGATCCGCTGGATAAACGGACCACCACAGTGGGACGGATTCAGCCGCATCTGGAAGTGAAGATTGTCGATGAGCTTGGCCGCATTGTGCCGGTGGGTGTGACTGGCGAGCTATGCACCAAGGGCTATTCCGTCATGCTGGGCTATTGGGGCGATGCAGCAAAAACGCGCGAAAGCATCATTGATGGCTGGATGCATACCGGCGATCTGGCGACGCTTGATGCTGACGGCTACTGCAATATCGTGGGCCGTCTGAAGGACATGCTGATACGGGGTGGCGAGAACATTTACCCGCGGGAGATCGAGGAGTTTCTGTTCCGGCATCCGAAGATCCAGAGTGTGCAAGTGTTTGGCGTGCCCGATCCGAAATATGGCGAGGAGGTTTGTGCGTGGATTGTGTTGCGTCCGGGCGAGCAGGCCAGTGCTGACGAGATCCGCGAATTTTGTCGTGACCAGATTGCGCATTACAAGGTGCCAAAGCACATTCGCTTTGTCGAAGAGTTGCCAATGACAGTGACCGGCAAAGCACAGAAATTCGTGATGCGCGAGCAGATGGTGCGGGCTTTGAAGAAGGGCTAG
- a CDS encoding F0F1 ATP synthase subunit epsilon encodes MALIKVEVVSAEEQIFSGQAKFVALPGEAGELGILPGHTPLITRIRPGAVRIEAENGDEEFVFVAGGVLEVQPGVVTVLADTAIRGKDLDEAKAEAARKRAEEALQNTGSDLEYATAQAELAYATAQLAAIQRLRKLRG; translated from the coding sequence ATGGCATTAATCAAAGTAGAAGTCGTCAGCGCTGAAGAGCAGATCTTCTCTGGCCAGGCGAAATTCGTCGCGCTTCCCGGCGAAGCAGGCGAACTCGGTATCTTGCCCGGCCATACGCCGCTGATTACGCGTATTCGTCCGGGTGCGGTGCGGATTGAAGCTGAAAACGGCGACGAAGAGTTTGTGTTCGTCGCGGGCGGCGTTCTTGAAGTTCAACCGGGTGTGGTAACGGTTTTGGCCGATACCGCGATTCGTGGCAAAGATCTGGATGAAGCAAAGGCCGAAGCAGCGCGCAAGCGTGCCGAAGAGGCGTTGCAGAACACAGGCTCAGACCTCGAATACGCAACTGCTCAGGCAGAACTCGCGTATGCAACAGCCCAGCTCGCTGCGATCCAGCGGCTGCGCAAGTTACGCGGATAG
- a CDS encoding transporter substrate-binding domain-containing protein yields MNLPALTLILTLTLPGAASTALAQAAPSRLDTVLTRGTLRACTPGDYKPYSYQRPDGQFEGIDIDMAQSLAQSLGVKLSYVKTSWSNLMSDFAAQCDIGIGGISTTLERQKQAFFTQPYAIDGKTPIVRCDDLSRYQTLEQIDQPATRVIFNPGGTNERFAKQHFSRAVLTMYPDNVTIFGQILAGKADVMVTDSSETRLQQKLHPGLCAVHPEQPFQYGEKAWLLPRGDTVFQQYVDQWLHLTRATGEYQTISDKWLR; encoded by the coding sequence ATGAACCTGCCCGCTCTCACGCTCATCCTGACGCTGACCCTACCAGGTGCCGCCAGCACCGCACTGGCCCAAGCCGCACCCTCCAGACTCGACACCGTGCTGACTCGTGGCACCTTGCGCGCCTGCACCCCCGGCGATTACAAGCCGTATTCGTACCAGCGGCCAGATGGACAATTTGAAGGGATTGATATCGATATGGCGCAATCGCTCGCCCAGTCGCTGGGCGTCAAGCTGAGTTACGTCAAAACCAGTTGGAGCAACCTGATGAGCGATTTCGCCGCGCAATGCGACATCGGCATAGGAGGGATTTCAACCACGCTCGAACGGCAAAAACAGGCGTTTTTCACGCAACCGTATGCCATTGACGGCAAGACCCCCATCGTGCGTTGCGACGATCTCAGCCGTTACCAGACACTCGAACAAATCGACCAGCCCGCGACACGCGTGATTTTCAATCCAGGCGGCACCAATGAACGCTTCGCCAAACAGCACTTTTCGCGCGCAGTGCTGACGATGTATCCAGATAACGTGACGATCTTTGGCCAGATTCTTGCGGGCAAAGCAGACGTGATGGTGACCGACTCATCCGAAACCCGCTTGCAGCAAAAACTCCATCCCGGCCTGTGCGCGGTCCACCCGGAGCAGCCGTTCCAGTACGGCGAAAAAGCATGGCTGCTGCCACGCGGCGATACGGTGTTTCAGCAGTATGTGGATCAATGGCTGCATCTAACGCGCGCCACAGGTGAGTACCAGACGATCTCGGATAAATGGCTCCGATGA
- the hemE gene encoding uroporphyrinogen decarboxylase: MSHTLLNDTFLRALMRQPTDYTPIWLMRQAGRYLPEYNATRSRAGSFLNLAKNPAYATEVTLQPLERFPLDAAILFSDILTIPDAMGLGLDFAAGEGPKFARPVRTEDDVARLAVPDMDATLRYVTDAVSEIRRALTDAQGRQRVPLIGFSGSPWTLACYMVEGGGSDDFRTVKSMLYARPDLMHRILEINAQSVAAYLNAQIEAGAQAVMIFDTWGGALADGIYQRFSLHYIERVVSQLKRVHLGEPVPVVTFTKGGGLWLEEIAATGVDAVGLDWTVNLAQARERTGGRVALQGNIDPSVLFAPPAVIRAEARAVLDSYGNHPGHVFNLGHGISQFTPPEHVAELVDEVHRHSRTIRAAEIPSVV, encoded by the coding sequence GTGTCCCACACCCTTCTCAACGATACGTTTTTGCGTGCGCTGATGCGCCAGCCAACCGATTACACGCCGATCTGGCTCATGCGCCAGGCCGGCCGGTATCTGCCGGAATACAACGCGACGCGCAGCCGTGCCGGTAGCTTCCTCAATCTGGCAAAAAATCCCGCTTACGCCACCGAAGTCACGTTACAGCCGCTAGAGAGGTTTCCGCTCGATGCCGCGATCCTGTTTTCAGACATCCTGACGATTCCAGATGCGATGGGCCTCGGCCTTGATTTTGCCGCTGGCGAAGGGCCGAAATTCGCGCGCCCTGTGCGTACCGAGGACGATGTTGCGCGTCTCGCCGTGCCGGATATGGATGCCACGCTGCGCTATGTCACCGATGCCGTGAGCGAAATCCGCCGCGCGCTGACCGATGCCCAGGGTCGTCAGCGGGTGCCGTTGATCGGCTTTTCCGGCAGCCCGTGGACGCTGGCCTGTTACATGGTTGAAGGGGGCGGATCGGACGACTTCCGCACGGTCAAGTCGATGCTGTATGCCCGCCCCGATTTGATGCACCGCATTCTTGAAATCAATGCGCAGTCGGTGGCGGCTTATCTAAACGCCCAAATCGAAGCGGGCGCGCAAGCGGTGATGATTTTCGATACCTGGGGCGGCGCGCTCGCGGATGGTATTTATCAACGCTTCTCGCTGCATTACATCGAACGGGTGGTGAGCCAGCTCAAGCGTGTGCATCTCGGTGAGCCGGTGCCGGTGGTTACTTTCACCAAGGGCGGTGGGCTCTGGCTGGAAGAGATTGCCGCGACGGGTGTTGATGCAGTGGGGCTCGACTGGACTGTCAACCTGGCGCAGGCCCGTGAGCGGACTGGTGGGCGTGTCGCGCTGCAAGGCAACATTGATCCATCGGTGCTGTTCGCCCCGCCTGCTGTCATCCGTGCCGAAGCGCGTGCGGTACTCGATAGTTACGGCAATCATCCGGGCCATGTGTTTAACCTGGGGCACGGTATTTCGCAGTTCACGCCGCCGGAGCATGTCGCCGAACTGGTCGATGAAGTGCATCGCCATAGCCGGACGATTCGTGCAGCAGAAATTCCTTCTGTTGTATAG